The proteins below come from a single Mycolicibacterium sp. TY81 genomic window:
- a CDS encoding asparaginase produces the protein MTRVVVIATGGTIATSTDQHGIARPTRSATDLVHDLGAGVQVDTVDLMSVDSSELTPADWDRIGAAVRAAGDADGIVITHGTDTMEETSLWLDMTYDGAAPVVLTGAMRSSDAPDADGPANLRDAITVATSGSARDLGVLVSMAGQVWQPLGLTKTGHGLLGMAVGSLDDGSFVAGAVKKRPRLGALSAASAPRVDIVAAYAGSDALAMDAFAAAGAGGIVLESLGSGNAGSKVLAGVQRLCAAGVAVAIATRVPGARVTSGYGPGRALLDAGAVSAGGLRAAQARVLLMAALAAEIPVTDLFAEWV, from the coding sequence ATGACTCGCGTCGTCGTGATCGCCACCGGAGGCACCATCGCCACCAGCACCGACCAACACGGCATAGCCCGCCCGACACGTAGCGCCACCGACCTGGTCCACGATCTGGGCGCCGGAGTCCAGGTCGACACCGTCGACCTCATGTCGGTCGACAGCTCCGAACTGACCCCGGCCGACTGGGACCGCATCGGGGCGGCCGTGCGGGCCGCCGGTGACGCCGACGGGATCGTCATCACGCACGGCACCGACACCATGGAAGAAACCTCGTTGTGGCTCGACATGACGTACGACGGCGCCGCACCGGTGGTCCTGACCGGCGCCATGCGCAGCAGCGACGCACCCGATGCCGACGGCCCGGCCAACCTGCGGGACGCGATCACCGTCGCCACCAGTGGGTCGGCCCGCGACCTCGGCGTGCTGGTCAGCATGGCCGGGCAGGTGTGGCAGCCCCTCGGCCTGACCAAGACCGGGCACGGTTTGCTCGGTATGGCGGTCGGCTCGCTCGATGACGGCTCGTTCGTCGCCGGCGCGGTCAAAAAGCGGCCACGACTCGGCGCGTTGTCGGCGGCGTCCGCGCCGCGGGTGGACATCGTCGCCGCGTATGCCGGCAGTGACGCACTGGCGATGGACGCCTTTGCCGCGGCCGGCGCCGGCGGAATCGTCCTCGAATCGCTCGGCTCGGGCAACGCCGGGTCCAAGGTGCTCGCCGGGGTGCAGCGGTTGTGCGCCGCAGGCGTCGCGGTGGCGATTGCGACACGGGTGCCCGGTGCGCGCGTCACATCGGGCTACGGTCCCGGAAGGGCATTGCTGGACGCCGGGGCGGTGTCCGCGGGCGGGTTGCGCGCCGCTCAGGCCCGGGTGTTGCTGATGGCGGCACTCGCCGCCGAAATACCGGTCACAGACCTGTTCGCTGAGTGGGTTTAG
- the rarD gene encoding EamA family transporter RarD, whose protein sequence is MTTTATATTNQNRGLLLGLGAYGSWGLFPAFFPLLKPASAFEVLAHRIVWTVLLMFVVLAVGRRLGDLRRLSGRTWGLLVCASALISLNWGIYIYAVNNGHVVDAALGYFINPLVSVALGVALFGERLNRAQAAALAIAMVAVVVLAVQAGEIPAIGLGVAVSFGVYGAVKKVVRADPRVSVGVEAGVAAPFAVAYLVVLTVAGQATVPALGAGHTLLMMLCGPVTALPLLMFAGAAQRLPLVTMGLLQYLTPALQMAWGVVVGHEPMPVGRWAGFVLIWLALAVFTGDAVLRARRAAVPAALEKDPVAT, encoded by the coding sequence GTGACCACTACCGCGACGGCCACTACGAACCAGAACCGGGGATTGCTGCTCGGACTCGGTGCCTACGGGTCGTGGGGTCTGTTCCCCGCATTCTTCCCGCTGCTGAAGCCGGCGAGTGCCTTCGAGGTGCTGGCCCATCGCATCGTGTGGACGGTGCTGCTGATGTTCGTGGTGCTGGCCGTCGGCCGCCGCCTGGGTGACCTGCGCCGGCTGTCGGGCCGCACGTGGGGCCTGTTGGTGTGCGCATCGGCGCTGATCTCGCTGAACTGGGGCATCTACATCTATGCCGTCAACAACGGCCATGTGGTCGACGCGGCACTGGGTTACTTCATCAATCCGCTGGTGAGTGTGGCGCTGGGCGTCGCGCTCTTCGGTGAGCGGCTGAATCGCGCGCAGGCGGCGGCGCTGGCCATCGCCATGGTCGCGGTGGTCGTCCTGGCGGTGCAGGCCGGTGAAATCCCGGCGATCGGCCTCGGCGTGGCGGTGTCGTTCGGTGTGTACGGCGCGGTCAAGAAGGTGGTGCGCGCCGACCCGCGGGTCAGTGTCGGCGTGGAGGCCGGGGTGGCCGCGCCGTTCGCGGTGGCCTATCTCGTCGTCCTCACCGTTGCCGGGCAGGCGACGGTTCCCGCACTGGGCGCCGGCCACACACTGCTGATGATGTTGTGCGGCCCGGTGACGGCGCTGCCGCTGTTGATGTTCGCCGGTGCGGCGCAACGGCTTCCGCTGGTCACCATGGGCCTGCTGCAGTACCTGACGCCGGCGCTGCAGATGGCGTGGGGCGTCGTCGTCGGACATGAGCCGATGCCGGTGGGCCGGTGGGCCGGCTTCGTGCTGATCTGGCTGGCACTGGCAGTGTTCACCGGTGACGCGGTGTTGCGCGCCCGTCGTGCCGCGGTGCCGGCCGCGCTGGAGAAGGATCCGGTCGCGACGTAG
- a CDS encoding RluA family pseudouridine synthase — MSSRSMPVPEGLAGMRVDAGLARLLGLSRTAVATIAEDGGVDIDGAPAAKSDKLVAGSWLEVRLPEAPAPLENTPQDIEGMAILYSDDDIVAVDKPAGVAAHASLGWTGPTVLGGLAAAGFRISTSGIHERQGIVHRLDAGTSGVMVVALSERAYTVLKRAFKHRTVDKRYHALVQGHPDPSSGTIDAPIGRARGNDWKFAVTEGGRHSITHYDTIEAFVAASLLDVHLETGRTHQIRVHFSALHHPCCGDLTYGADPTLAKKLGLERQWLHARSLGFAHPADGRWIEITSEYPPELQHALDVLHRQ; from the coding sequence ATGAGCAGCCGTTCGATGCCGGTCCCCGAAGGACTGGCCGGGATGCGGGTGGACGCGGGTCTGGCACGCCTGCTGGGGTTGTCGCGCACCGCGGTCGCCACGATCGCCGAAGACGGCGGCGTCGATATCGACGGCGCGCCGGCGGCGAAGTCGGACAAGCTGGTGGCGGGCTCCTGGCTGGAGGTCCGCCTGCCCGAGGCGCCGGCGCCGCTAGAGAACACGCCGCAGGACATCGAGGGCATGGCGATCCTCTACTCCGACGATGACATCGTGGCCGTCGACAAGCCGGCCGGGGTGGCGGCACATGCGTCGTTGGGCTGGACGGGCCCGACGGTCCTCGGCGGGCTGGCCGCGGCCGGCTTCCGGATCAGCACGTCGGGCATCCACGAGCGACAGGGCATCGTGCACCGGCTGGATGCCGGCACGTCCGGCGTCATGGTGGTGGCGTTGTCAGAGCGGGCGTACACCGTGCTCAAGCGGGCGTTCAAGCACCGCACCGTCGACAAGCGCTACCACGCGCTGGTGCAGGGCCACCCGGATCCGTCGAGCGGCACCATCGATGCGCCGATCGGCAGGGCCCGGGGCAACGACTGGAAATTCGCCGTCACCGAAGGCGGCCGGCACAGCATCACGCACTACGACACCATCGAGGCGTTCGTGGCAGCCAGCCTGCTGGACGTGCACTTGGAGACCGGCCGCACCCACCAGATCCGGGTGCACTTCTCCGCGCTGCATCACCCGTGTTGCGGTGACCTGACCTATGGTGCCGATCCGACGCTGGCGAAGAAGCTGGGACTCGAGCGGCAGTGGCTGCACGCGCGCTCACTCGGGTTCGCCCATCCGGCCGACGGCAGGTGGATCGAGATCACGAGTGAGTACCCGCCGGAATTGCAGCACGCTCTGGATGTGTTGCATCGGCAGTGA
- a CDS encoding acyltransferase family protein produces MESTALGSRHQQQKRLDIQGMRAVAVALVVLFHAEIPGFGGGYVGVDVFFVISGFLISTHLLSELHQRGHIRYGAFYARRVRRLLPAALTVIVATVAAAAYWVSPLQFGYVVKDAIAATFYVPNVLFAYRATDYLADKTPSLFMHYWSLGVEEQFYLLWPALLVGLFGLVKLRTRRVAAIGAVVAASFALCVWLTGFSQPNAFFILFPRIWEFGVGGLVALVVLTRGRVFGPRIGAVAGWAGLAAIVGSGVLFSTATEYPGDAVAVPVLGTALLIAAGPVRWGPAALLSLRPLTWTGDISYSLYLVHWPLLVLPVAATGYMHTLPMWLRVAIVAACVPLAWLLYRYVEQPGQHMTWLNAARPRRTLAATAGVMAAVCAVVLTVAVVQSPRRDAGRPAVHAALSVKPAGTPYVPSNLTPELSDGAGGEPVIYANGCHRGQWATDPAGCTVGTNPQAPLVVLFGDSHAAHWYPALSALADQGLIRLDNRTKSHCPSAHIHIATYPRCAEWRENVLDSLAAAKPALILLGAWGSSYVLNDADPAAHWRKALTDTISELPAQTRVAVLADTPSIGVAPTFCLGLYPDDAQRCALPRDRALNQAVRRAETELAAGSTFDYLDYSDYLCNDAVCPSIIGDTLVYRDGHHLTVNMSTALAPIIGADVLSLLAPESRPTTADTPQIREALVATGSGTPNLARGLHPHRD; encoded by the coding sequence GTGGAATCGACGGCGCTCGGTAGCCGACACCAACAGCAGAAACGTCTCGACATTCAGGGCATGCGCGCGGTCGCGGTGGCACTCGTCGTGCTGTTCCACGCGGAGATCCCCGGATTCGGTGGCGGTTACGTCGGCGTCGACGTCTTCTTCGTGATCTCCGGATTCCTGATCAGCACACACCTGTTGAGCGAGCTGCACCAGCGCGGGCACATCCGGTACGGCGCGTTCTACGCCCGGCGGGTGCGCCGGCTGCTGCCGGCCGCCTTGACCGTCATCGTCGCCACGGTGGCCGCGGCGGCCTACTGGGTGTCTCCCCTGCAGTTCGGGTACGTCGTCAAGGACGCCATCGCCGCGACGTTCTACGTGCCGAACGTCCTGTTCGCCTACCGCGCGACCGACTACCTCGCCGACAAGACGCCGTCGCTGTTCATGCACTACTGGTCGCTCGGTGTGGAGGAACAGTTCTACCTGCTGTGGCCGGCGTTGCTCGTCGGGCTGTTCGGTCTGGTCAAGTTGCGCACCCGCCGGGTGGCGGCCATCGGCGCCGTCGTCGCGGCATCGTTCGCACTGTGCGTGTGGTTGACCGGTTTCTCACAGCCGAACGCCTTCTTCATCCTGTTCCCGCGGATCTGGGAGTTCGGCGTCGGCGGCCTCGTCGCGCTCGTCGTGCTGACCCGTGGCCGCGTCTTCGGCCCCCGGATCGGCGCCGTCGCCGGTTGGGCCGGGCTGGCCGCCATCGTGGGCAGCGGTGTCCTGTTCTCCACCGCCACCGAATACCCCGGCGACGCCGTGGCGGTGCCGGTGCTCGGCACCGCGCTGCTGATCGCCGCCGGCCCCGTGCGCTGGGGGCCCGCGGCGCTCCTGAGCCTGCGCCCGCTCACCTGGACCGGCGATATCTCGTACTCGCTGTACCTCGTGCACTGGCCCCTGCTCGTCTTGCCCGTCGCCGCCACCGGATACATGCACACCTTGCCCATGTGGCTGCGCGTCGCGATCGTCGCGGCCTGTGTCCCGCTGGCGTGGCTGCTCTACCGCTACGTCGAACAACCGGGCCAGCACATGACATGGCTGAACGCGGCCCGCCCCCGCCGCACACTGGCCGCGACGGCAGGCGTGATGGCCGCCGTCTGTGCCGTGGTTCTCACGGTCGCCGTCGTGCAGTCCCCCCGGCGCGACGCCGGCCGCCCCGCGGTGCACGCGGCGCTGAGCGTGAAACCCGCCGGGACCCCGTATGTGCCGAGCAACCTCACCCCGGAGCTCTCCGACGGTGCCGGCGGTGAGCCGGTCATCTACGCGAACGGCTGCCACCGCGGGCAGTGGGCCACCGACCCGGCCGGCTGCACCGTCGGGACCAACCCGCAGGCGCCGCTCGTCGTCCTGTTCGGCGATTCCCATGCGGCGCACTGGTATCCGGCACTATCCGCCCTCGCCGACCAGGGCCTGATCCGGCTCGACAACCGCACCAAGAGTCACTGCCCGTCGGCCCATATTCATATCGCCACCTACCCGCGGTGTGCCGAATGGCGCGAAAACGTGCTCGACAGCCTCGCCGCAGCCAAACCGGCACTGATCCTTCTCGGCGCCTGGGGATCCAGCTATGTGCTGAACGATGCCGACCCGGCGGCGCACTGGCGAAAGGCGCTGACAGACACCATCAGTGAGCTCCCCGCGCAGACACGCGTCGCGGTGCTCGCCGATACCCCGTCAATCGGGGTGGCGCCCACCTTCTGCCTGGGGCTCTACCCCGACGACGCCCAGCGCTGCGCACTGCCTCGGGACCGGGCGCTGAACCAGGCCGTCCGCCGGGCCGAGACGGAGCTGGCCGCCGGCAGCACATTCGACTACCTGGATTACAGCGACTACCTGTGCAACGACGCCGTCTGCCCCAGCATCATCGGGGACACGCTGGTCTATCGCGACGGCCACCACCTCACGGTGAACATGAGCACCGCGCTCGCCCCGATCATCGGCGCCGACGTGCTGTCCCTCCTCGCACCGGAAAGCCGACCCACCACTGCGGACACTCCACAGATCCGGGAAGCGTTGGTCGCCACAGGGAGCGGAACACCGAATCTCGCCCGCGGCCTTCATCCCCACCGGGACTAG
- the ileS gene encoding isoleucine--tRNA ligase, which produces MSAYPKTASGTPNFPDLETEVLEFWARDDTFRASIARRDGAPEYVFYDGPPFANGLPHYGHLLTGYVKDIVPRYRTMRGYKVERRFGWDTHGLPAELEVQRQLGISDKAQIEAMGIGAFNDACRASVMKYADEWQSYVTRQARWVDFENDYKTLDLTFMESVIWAFKQLWDKGLAYEGNRVLPYCWNDETPLSNHELRMDDDVYQSRQDPALTVGFVATDGPVAGARLLVWTTTPWTLPSNQAVAVNPDVTYVQVVGPDEQNYVLAEPRLAAYAREFGEEPVVVGSYLGAELLGTHYLPPFAFFVDSDKAHNAFQVLQGDFVTTEDGTGIVHMAPAYGEDDKATCDAAGIVAVTPVDSTGRFDSTVPDYQGQQVFEANPQIIKDLKNGTGPAAVNAPVLLRHETYEHSYPHCWRCRNPLIYRAVSSWFVKVTEFRDRMVELNQQITWYPEHVKDGQFGKWLSNARDWSISRNRYWGSPIPVWKSDDPAYPRIDVYGSLDELERDFGVRPDNLHRPYIDELTRPNPDDPTGKSTMRRIEDVFDVWFDSGSMPYAQVHYPFENQDWFDGSASEEAHFPGDFIVEYIGQTRGWFYTMHVLATALFDRPAFKTCVAHGIVLGNDGQKMSKSLRNYPDVSEVFDRDGSDAMRWFLMASPILRGGNLIVTEQGIRDGVRQVLLPVWNAYSFLALYAPKKGTWRTDSTNVLDRYILAKLADLRDALTESLDACDISGACEQLRQFAEALTNWYVRRSRSRFWEEDTDAIDTLHTVLEVTCRLAAPLLPLATEVIWRGLTDERSVHLTDWPEAGVVPADPELVAAMDRVREVCSAGSSLRKAKKLRVRLPLPKLTVAVDNPSALAPFKDLIADELNVKAVELTDDIDAYGKFELAVNARVAGPRIGKDVQAAIKAVKAGEGVVNPDGTLTAGPAVLLPEEYSSKLVAAEPDFTAALPEGAGLVVLDATVTPELEAEGWAKDRIRELQDLRKSTGLEVSDRITVTFAVPADKRAWATTHADLIAGEILATGFTVVDAAELADGADVGDGVRAAIAKA; this is translated from the coding sequence GTGAGCGCGTACCCCAAGACCGCAAGCGGCACACCGAATTTTCCCGACCTCGAAACCGAGGTCCTGGAGTTCTGGGCCCGCGACGACACCTTCCGCGCCAGCATCGCGCGTCGCGACGGCGCCCCCGAGTACGTCTTCTATGACGGACCGCCGTTCGCCAACGGCCTGCCGCACTACGGCCACCTGCTGACCGGCTACGTCAAGGACATCGTTCCCCGCTACCGCACCATGCGCGGCTACAAGGTGGAGCGCCGGTTCGGCTGGGACACCCACGGCCTGCCCGCCGAGCTCGAGGTGCAGCGCCAGCTCGGCATCTCCGACAAGGCCCAGATCGAGGCCATGGGCATCGGCGCGTTCAACGACGCCTGCCGCGCCTCGGTCATGAAGTACGCGGACGAGTGGCAGTCGTACGTCACCCGCCAGGCCCGCTGGGTCGACTTCGAGAACGACTACAAGACCCTGGACCTGACCTTCATGGAGTCGGTGATCTGGGCGTTCAAGCAGTTGTGGGACAAGGGCCTGGCCTATGAGGGCAACCGGGTGCTGCCGTACTGCTGGAACGACGAGACGCCGCTGTCCAACCATGAGCTGCGCATGGACGACGACGTCTACCAGAGCCGGCAGGACCCGGCGCTGACCGTCGGCTTTGTCGCGACCGACGGCCCGGTCGCCGGCGCCCGCCTGCTGGTCTGGACGACGACGCCCTGGACCCTGCCGTCCAACCAGGCGGTCGCCGTCAACCCCGACGTGACCTACGTGCAGGTGGTGGGTCCCGACGAGCAGAACTACGTCCTGGCCGAGCCGCGGCTGGCCGCCTACGCCCGCGAATTCGGCGAGGAGCCGGTCGTCGTCGGCAGTTACCTCGGCGCCGAACTGCTGGGCACGCATTACCTGCCGCCGTTCGCGTTCTTCGTCGACAGTGACAAGGCGCACAACGCTTTTCAGGTGCTGCAGGGCGATTTCGTCACCACCGAGGACGGCACCGGCATCGTGCACATGGCGCCGGCCTACGGCGAGGACGACAAGGCCACGTGTGACGCCGCCGGGATCGTGGCGGTCACGCCGGTGGATTCGACCGGCCGGTTCGACTCGACGGTGCCGGACTACCAGGGGCAGCAGGTCTTCGAGGCCAACCCGCAGATCATCAAGGATCTGAAGAACGGCACTGGCCCGGCGGCGGTGAACGCCCCGGTGCTGCTGCGCCACGAGACCTACGAGCACTCGTACCCGCACTGCTGGCGGTGCCGCAACCCGCTGATCTACCGCGCGGTGTCGTCGTGGTTCGTCAAGGTCACCGAGTTCCGGGACCGGATGGTCGAGCTCAACCAGCAGATCACCTGGTACCCCGAGCACGTCAAAGACGGCCAGTTCGGCAAGTGGCTGTCCAATGCCCGCGACTGGTCGATCTCGCGAAACCGCTACTGGGGCAGCCCGATTCCGGTGTGGAAGTCCGACGATCCGGCCTATCCGCGCATCGATGTCTACGGCAGCCTCGACGAGCTCGAGCGTGACTTCGGCGTCCGTCCGGACAATCTGCACCGCCCGTACATCGACGAGTTGACGCGGCCCAACCCCGACGACCCGACCGGCAAGTCGACCATGCGCCGCATCGAGGACGTCTTCGACGTGTGGTTCGACTCGGGCTCGATGCCTTATGCGCAGGTGCACTACCCGTTCGAGAATCAGGACTGGTTCGACGGTTCGGCGAGCGAAGAAGCCCATTTCCCGGGCGACTTCATCGTCGAGTACATCGGCCAGACCCGCGGCTGGTTCTACACCATGCACGTGCTGGCGACGGCGCTGTTCGACCGTCCGGCCTTCAAAACCTGTGTGGCACACGGCATCGTGCTGGGCAACGACGGCCAGAAGATGAGCAAGTCGCTGCGCAACTACCCGGACGTGTCCGAGGTGTTCGACCGCGACGGCTCCGATGCCATGCGCTGGTTCCTGATGGCCTCGCCGATCCTGCGCGGCGGCAACCTGATCGTCACCGAGCAGGGCATCCGCGACGGTGTCCGCCAGGTGTTGCTCCCGGTCTGGAACGCGTACTCCTTCCTGGCGCTGTACGCGCCGAAGAAGGGCACCTGGCGCACCGATTCGACGAATGTCCTGGACCGCTACATCCTGGCCAAGCTCGCCGACCTGCGGGACGCCCTGACCGAATCGCTCGACGCCTGCGACATCTCGGGCGCGTGCGAGCAGCTGCGCCAGTTCGCCGAAGCGCTCACCAATTGGTATGTGCGACGGTCGCGTTCGCGGTTCTGGGAGGAGGACACCGACGCCATCGACACGCTGCACACCGTGCTGGAGGTGACGTGCCGCCTGGCCGCGCCGCTGCTGCCGCTGGCCACCGAGGTGATCTGGCGTGGGCTGACCGACGAGCGTTCGGTGCACCTGACCGACTGGCCCGAGGCCGGCGTGGTCCCGGCCGACCCGGAGCTGGTCGCGGCGATGGACCGCGTGCGCGAGGTGTGCTCGGCAGGTTCGTCGCTGCGCAAGGCCAAGAAGCTGCGCGTACGGCTGCCGTTGCCGAAACTGACGGTGGCCGTGGACAACCCGTCGGCCCTCGCGCCGTTCAAAGACCTGATCGCCGACGAGCTCAACGTCAAGGCCGTCGAGCTGACCGACGACATCGACGCCTACGGCAAGTTCGAGCTGGCCGTCAACGCGCGCGTCGCCGGCCCGCGCATCGGCAAGGACGTGCAGGCCGCGATCAAGGCGGTCAAGGCCGGGGAGGGTGTCGTCAACCCCGACGGCACGCTGACCGCCGGGCCCGCCGTGCTGTTGCCGGAGGAGTACAGCTCGAAACTCGTTGCCGCAGAACCGGACTTCACCGCGGCGCTGCCGGAGGGCGCGGGCCTGGTGGTGCTCGACGCCACCGTCACGCCCGAGCTGGAGGCCGAGGGCTGGGCCAAGGACCGCATCCGCGAACTCCAGGACCTGCGCAAGTCCACCGGGCTGGAGGTTTCGGACCGGATCACCGTGACGTTCGCGGTGCCGGCCGACAAGCGGGCGTGGGCGACCACCCATGCCGACCTGATCGCCGGCGAGATCCTGGCCACCGGGTTCACCGTGGTGGATGCGGCCGAGCTGGCCGACGGTGCCGACGTCGGCGACGGCGTCCGGGCCGCGATCGCCAAGGCCTGA
- a CDS encoding RNA-binding S4 domain-containing protein: MNDVPIRDESIRLGQFLKLANLIDSGADAKAVIGDGLVSVNGEVETRRGRQLRPGDTVTFEGQSARVSS; this comes from the coding sequence ATGAACGACGTGCCGATCCGTGACGAATCGATCCGGCTGGGTCAGTTCCTCAAACTCGCCAATCTCATCGACAGCGGAGCCGACGCCAAGGCGGTCATCGGCGACGGGCTCGTGAGCGTCAACGGCGAGGTCGAGACGCGGCGCGGACGGCAGCTGCGCCCCGGCGACACCGTGACCTTCGAGGGTCAGTCGGCCCGGGTGAGCAGCTAG
- a CDS encoding DNA polymerase IV: MDAFFASVEQLTRPTLRDRPVLVGGLGGRGVVAGASYQARRFGARSAMPMHQARRLVGASAVVLPPRGAVYSVASRRALDAVRAVVPVLEQLSFDEAFGEPAELVGAEPDEVRQFCEDLRAAVRSETGLVASVGAGSGKQVAKIASGLAKPDGVRIISGDEQGSLLAALPVRKLWGIGPVAEEKLHRLGIETVGALAALSDAEAADVLGGTVGPALHRLARGIDDRPVVERAEAKQISAESTFQIDLTTLEQLREKIGPIAEHAHRRLQRDGRGARTVTVKLKKSDMSTLTRSATLPYATTDPSTLAATARRLLLDPVEIGPIRLVGVGFSGLTDARQESLFPELELVDDGEVATSADQGGPLSAAPIESPWRVGDDVQHPDHGHGWVQGAGHGVMTVRFETRASGPGVARTVAADDPQITRADPVDSLDWQDYLAQLPTDDGGPDA, translated from the coding sequence ATGGATGCCTTCTTCGCGTCCGTCGAGCAGTTGACCCGGCCTACCTTGCGGGACCGCCCGGTGCTGGTCGGCGGGCTCGGTGGTCGTGGCGTGGTGGCCGGGGCCAGCTACCAGGCGCGCCGATTCGGTGCCCGCTCGGCGATGCCCATGCACCAGGCCCGGCGGTTGGTGGGCGCGTCCGCGGTCGTGCTGCCGCCGCGGGGCGCGGTGTATTCGGTGGCCAGCCGGCGCGCGCTCGACGCGGTGCGTGCCGTGGTGCCGGTGCTGGAGCAGTTGTCGTTCGACGAGGCGTTCGGTGAGCCGGCCGAACTGGTCGGCGCCGAGCCCGACGAGGTCCGCCAGTTCTGCGAAGACCTGCGGGCTGCCGTGCGGTCGGAGACGGGGTTGGTGGCCTCGGTCGGCGCCGGATCGGGCAAGCAGGTCGCCAAGATCGCGTCGGGCCTGGCCAAGCCCGACGGGGTCCGGATCATCAGCGGCGACGAGCAGGGCTCGCTCTTGGCGGCGTTGCCGGTCCGGAAATTGTGGGGGATCGGGCCGGTCGCCGAGGAGAAGCTGCACAGGCTGGGCATCGAGACCGTGGGCGCGCTGGCGGCGCTCAGCGATGCCGAAGCCGCCGACGTCCTCGGCGGCACCGTCGGCCCGGCGTTGCACCGGCTGGCCCGCGGCATCGATGACCGTCCGGTGGTCGAGCGGGCCGAGGCCAAACAGATCAGCGCCGAATCCACGTTCCAGATCGACCTCACCACGCTGGAGCAGTTGCGCGAGAAGATCGGGCCCATCGCCGAGCATGCGCATCGTCGGCTGCAGCGCGACGGTCGCGGCGCCCGCACCGTCACGGTGAAGCTGAAGAAGTCCGACATGAGTACGCTGACGCGCTCGGCGACGTTGCCGTACGCGACCACCGACCCGTCGACCCTGGCCGCGACGGCCCGCCGGCTGCTGCTCGACCCGGTCGAGATCGGCCCGATTCGCCTTGTGGGCGTAGGGTTTTCGGGCCTGACTGACGCCCGGCAGGAGTCGTTGTTCCCGGAGCTGGAGCTGGTGGACGATGGCGAGGTCGCGACGTCGGCAGACCAGGGCGGCCCGCTGAGCGCCGCGCCGATCGAATCCCCGTGGCGCGTCGGTGACGACGTCCAGCATCCGGACCACGGCCACGGCTGGGTGCAGGGCGCCGGACACGGTGTCATGACGGTGCGGTTCGAGACCCGGGCCAGCGGTCCCGGGGTGGCCCGCACCGTCGCGGCCGACGATCCGCAGATCACCCGCGCCGACCCCGTCGACAGCCTGGACTGGCAGGACTACCTGGCGCAGCTGCCGACCGACGACGGCGGGCCTGACGCCTAG
- the lspA gene encoding signal peptidase II, which yields MTEPAQAQPVARRLRLLLMVAALVLGLDVLTKVLAVKLLVPGQPVEIIGDTITWTLVRNSGAAFSMATGYTWVLTLIATGVVLGIIWMGRRLVSLWWALGLGMILGGAVGNLMDRFFRSPGPLRGHVVDFLSVGWWPVFNVADSAVVCGAVLLVGLSMFGIDFDTESKQAPAADSTEPTDTQQDSPAQPEPAAAAADEAETNR from the coding sequence GTGACCGAGCCGGCGCAGGCCCAGCCCGTCGCGCGGCGGTTGCGGCTGTTGCTGATGGTCGCGGCGCTGGTGCTGGGGCTGGATGTCCTGACCAAGGTGCTGGCGGTGAAGCTGCTGGTGCCCGGTCAGCCGGTCGAGATCATCGGTGACACCATCACCTGGACGCTGGTCCGCAATTCCGGGGCGGCCTTCTCGATGGCGACCGGTTACACCTGGGTGCTGACGTTGATCGCCACCGGCGTGGTCCTGGGCATCATCTGGATGGGCCGGCGGCTGGTCTCGCTGTGGTGGGCGCTGGGCCTGGGGATGATCCTCGGCGGTGCGGTGGGCAACCTGATGGACCGGTTCTTCCGGTCGCCGGGGCCGCTGCGCGGGCACGTGGTCGACTTCCTCTCGGTCGGCTGGTGGCCGGTCTTCAACGTCGCCGACTCCGCGGTGGTGTGCGGGGCGGTGCTGCTGGTCGGGCTGTCGATGTTCGGCATCGATTTCGATACCGAGAGCAAGCAGGCGCCGGCCGCCGATTCCACGGAACCCACTGATACACAACAGGATTCGCCGGCACAGCCGGAACCGGCCGCTGCGGCCGCCGACGAGGCTGAAACCAACCGATGA